A genome region from Ottowia testudinis includes the following:
- a CDS encoding ABC transporter ATP-binding protein, which yields MSDILLSAKNLSVRFGGVLAVNNVSFDVRRGEVFTLIGPNGAGKTTVFNLISRIYTPTSGEIDFAGPQGIVKLTDQPPHRVAGLGIARTFQNIELFEHATVLHNLLIGRHTHRQTGFWRELFFTPATRAAEVQARERVERVIDLLDLQHHRDSMVAGLPYGVRKVVELARALCAEPQLLLLDEPSSGLNVEETEDMAFWIQDIVHELGVTVLMVEHDMTLVSRVSDRVVAMNQGQVLATGTPAEVQNDAAVIEAYLGSIDDVASLRRVPA from the coding sequence ATGAGCGACATCCTGCTTTCAGCCAAGAATCTCAGCGTGCGTTTCGGCGGCGTGCTGGCGGTCAACAACGTCAGTTTCGACGTGCGGCGTGGCGAGGTGTTCACGTTGATCGGCCCCAACGGCGCCGGCAAGACCACGGTGTTCAACCTGATCAGCCGCATCTACACACCCACCAGCGGCGAGATCGATTTCGCCGGTCCGCAAGGCATCGTCAAGCTCACCGACCAGCCGCCGCACCGCGTGGCGGGGCTGGGCATTGCGCGCACGTTCCAGAATATCGAGCTGTTCGAACACGCCACCGTGCTGCACAACCTGCTGATTGGCCGCCACACGCACCGCCAGACGGGTTTCTGGAGAGAGCTGTTTTTCACCCCCGCCACGCGTGCGGCCGAGGTGCAGGCGCGCGAGCGCGTCGAGCGCGTGATCGACCTGCTGGACTTGCAGCACCACCGCGATTCGATGGTTGCCGGCCTGCCTTACGGCGTGCGCAAGGTGGTGGAACTGGCCCGCGCCCTGTGCGCCGAGCCGCAACTGCTGCTGCTGGACGAGCCATCGTCCGGCCTGAACGTGGAAGAAACCGAGGACATGGCGTTCTGGATCCAGGACATCGTGCACGAGCTGGGCGTGACGGTGCTGATGGTCGAGCACGACATGACGCTGGTGTCGCGCGTATCGGACCGCGTGGTGGCCATGAACCAGGGCCAGGTGCTGGCCACCGGCACACCGGCTGAGGTGCAAAACGATGCGGCCGTGATCGAGGCCTACCTCGGCTCGATCGACGACGTGGCTTCGCTGCGGAGGGTTCCGGCATGA
- a CDS encoding prenyltransferase, producing MPALSPSLSWRQRAALHWRMTRPGFLLITLTACLLGLATAATAGAVRPATAVLTLLLACMAHAGANVLNDFHDALNGADAANDGAMFPFSGGSRLIQQGVVSVPHTARWAAWLLLPLIPAGLLLAWHGGPGLLAVGAAGLGLAWAYSAPPLRLMSRGLGELAVAAAWALVVVGADFVQRGHFAVLPAALGAALGLLVACILLINGVPDAAADARVGKRTLAVRLGGHGAARLYGVLTLLAQGVVVTAVWTGVAPRAALAGLLALPLSLAAAALLGRHAAAPTRLKPAMALSIAAANVQGLAMAAGLGLAAALA from the coding sequence ATGCCCGCCCTCTCCCCTTCGCTCTCGTGGCGCCAACGTGCCGCGTTGCACTGGCGCATGACGCGCCCCGGCTTTTTACTGATCACGCTCACCGCGTGTCTGCTGGGGTTGGCCACCGCCGCCACGGCGGGCGCCGTGCGGCCCGCCACGGCCGTGCTCACGCTGCTTTTGGCCTGCATGGCACACGCCGGCGCCAACGTGCTGAACGATTTTCACGATGCACTGAATGGCGCCGACGCAGCGAACGACGGCGCGATGTTCCCGTTTTCAGGTGGTTCGCGCCTGATCCAGCAGGGCGTGGTGAGCGTGCCCCACACCGCGCGCTGGGCGGCCTGGCTGTTGCTGCCGCTGATACCGGCTGGGCTGCTGCTGGCGTGGCACGGCGGGCCGGGGCTGCTGGCCGTCGGCGCGGCGGGCCTGGGCCTGGCCTGGGCTTATTCGGCGCCGCCGCTGCGCTTGATGTCGCGCGGTCTGGGTGAGTTGGCCGTGGCCGCCGCCTGGGCCCTGGTCGTGGTGGGCGCGGACTTCGTGCAGCGAGGGCATTTCGCCGTGCTGCCGGCGGCACTGGGCGCCGCCTTGGGGCTGCTGGTGGCCTGCATTCTGCTCATCAACGGCGTGCCCGATGCGGCGGCCGATGCGCGCGTGGGCAAGCGCACGCTGGCGGTGCGCCTGGGCGGGCACGGCGCGGCGCGGCTTTATGGGGTGCTGACACTGCTGGCGCAGGGCGTGGTAGTGACCGCCGTGTGGACAGGCGTGGCGCCGCGCGCCGCGCTGGCAGGGCTGCTGGCCTTGCCACTGTCGCTGGCAGCCGCGGCCCTGCTGGGGCGCCATGCCGCCGCGCCGACCCGCCTGAAGCCGGCCATGGCCTTGTCGATCGCGGCGGCCAACGTGCAAGGCCTGGCGATGGCCGCCGGACTCGGCCTGGCGGCTGCGCTGGCATGA
- a CDS encoding ABC transporter ATP-binding protein produces MLKLLNVESAYGPIKAIRGVSLQVERGQIATVLGSNGAGKSTILKTISGILDPRKGSVEFKGTDITARDPAFIVQQGLSHVPEGREVFPLLSVRDNLLMGAYTRKDRDGVARDMEQVFGYFPILKERAAQDAGLLSGGQQQMLAISRALMANPDLILLDEPSLGLSPKLTKEIFEIVVRINRERGTTILLVEQNANMALNASDYGYVLENGRIVMEDTCAKLREKDDIKEFYLGMKETGVRGERRWKKKKTWR; encoded by the coding sequence ATGTTGAAGCTGCTCAACGTGGAAAGTGCCTACGGCCCGATCAAGGCCATCCGCGGCGTCAGCCTGCAGGTGGAGCGCGGGCAGATCGCCACCGTTCTGGGCAGCAACGGTGCCGGCAAGAGCACCATCCTCAAGACGATTTCCGGCATCCTCGATCCGCGCAAGGGCTCGGTCGAATTCAAGGGCACCGACATCACGGCGCGCGACCCGGCCTTCATCGTGCAGCAGGGGCTGAGCCATGTGCCCGAGGGGCGCGAGGTGTTTCCGCTGCTGTCCGTGCGCGACAACCTGCTGATGGGCGCCTACACCCGCAAGGACCGTGACGGCGTGGCGCGCGACATGGAGCAGGTGTTCGGCTATTTCCCGATCCTGAAGGAGCGCGCCGCGCAGGACGCGGGCCTGCTGTCTGGCGGGCAGCAGCAGATGCTGGCCATCAGCCGCGCGCTGATGGCCAACCCGGACCTGATTCTGCTGGACGAACCCAGCCTTGGCCTGAGCCCGAAGCTCACCAAGGAGATCTTCGAGATCGTGGTGCGCATCAACCGCGAGCGGGGCACCACGATTCTGCTGGTGGAGCAGAACGCCAACATGGCGCTGAACGCCTCGGACTACGGCTACGTGCTGGAAAACGGCCGCATCGTGATGGAAGACACCTGCGCCAAACTGCGTGAAAAAGACGACATCAAGGAGTTCTATCTGGGCATGAAGGAAACCGGTGTGCGCGGCGAGCGGCGCTGGAAGAAGAAGAAGACCTGGAGATAA
- a CDS encoding branched-chain amino acid ABC transporter permease, which translates to MQFLQLIISGIAQGCIYGLIALGFVLIYKATETVSFAQGELMMLGAFCGLAGLTMLGFPFWLTVLASIAAMALVGVMTERVVIRPILGQPAFSIVMLTIGLGYVGRGLITMIPGIGTETHTLPVPYKNITWNLGALVLSAEQLVIIAVTALLCLGLYAMFKYSKLGIAMQAASQNQLAAYYMGIPVKRLNGLVWGLAAAVAAIAGLLLAPITFVHANMGFIGLKAFPAAVVGGFGSLPGAIVGGLIIGIVESLSGFYLPEGFKDVAPYVVVLIMLMVKPNGLFGEKLRKKV; encoded by the coding sequence GTGCAGTTTCTTCAATTGATCATCAGCGGCATTGCGCAGGGCTGCATCTACGGCCTGATTGCGCTTGGCTTCGTGCTGATCTACAAAGCCACCGAGACCGTCAGCTTCGCCCAGGGCGAACTGATGATGCTGGGCGCCTTTTGCGGCCTGGCGGGCCTGACCATGCTGGGCTTTCCGTTCTGGCTGACGGTGCTGGCCAGCATCGCCGCCATGGCGCTGGTCGGCGTGATGACGGAGCGCGTGGTGATCCGCCCCATCCTCGGCCAGCCGGCGTTTTCCATCGTGATGCTGACCATTGGCCTGGGTTACGTGGGGCGCGGCCTGATCACCATGATTCCCGGCATCGGCACGGAAACGCACACGCTGCCCGTGCCCTACAAGAACATCACGTGGAATCTGGGCGCGCTGGTGTTGAGCGCCGAGCAGTTGGTGATCATCGCCGTGACGGCGCTGCTGTGCCTGGGGCTGTATGCGATGTTCAAGTACAGCAAGCTGGGCATCGCCATGCAGGCGGCGTCGCAAAACCAGCTGGCGGCGTATTACATGGGCATTCCGGTCAAGCGGCTGAACGGCCTGGTATGGGGCCTGGCGGCGGCGGTGGCGGCGATCGCCGGCCTGCTGCTGGCGCCCATCACGTTCGTGCACGCCAACATGGGCTTCATCGGCTTGAAGGCTTTCCCTGCCGCCGTGGTGGGTGGCTTCGGCAGCTTGCCGGGCGCCATCGTGGGCGGACTCATCATTGGCATCGTGGAATCGCTGTCGGGCTTTTATCTGCCCGAAGGTTTCAAGGACGTCGCCCCCTATGTGGTGGTGCTGATCATGTTGATGGTCAAGCCGAACGGGCTCTTCGGCGAAAAGCTCAGAAAAAAGGTCTGA
- a CDS encoding AbrB/MazE/SpoVT family DNA-binding domain-containing protein — protein MSTITVKGQVTVPKPIRDALGLTPGSRVDFDLDEQGRVVLRRAEPATRRRRDRFEAARGKADVRWRTDDLMALLRTDE, from the coding sequence ATGAGCACCATCACCGTCAAAGGGCAGGTCACCGTCCCCAAGCCGATCCGCGATGCGCTGGGTCTGACCCCGGGCTCGCGCGTGGATTTCGATCTCGATGAGCAGGGTCGAGTAGTGTTGCGACGCGCCGAGCCCGCCACCCGACGCCGGCGCGACCGCTTTGAAGCCGCCCGCGGCAAGGCCGATGTGCGCTGGCGCACCGACGACTTGATGGCCCTGCTGCGCACCGACGAATGA
- a CDS encoding branched-chain amino acid ABC transporter permease codes for MRFIFKTDYNQDIRIAKHGGQVFWYTALLALLLAAPWIFPEYWLAQLTFVLIYGIVGLGLMLLAGFTGQFSMGHAAFLGVGAYAQGVLTNLGLPFPIAMLCAAGLAASVGIVVGLPALRLKGIYLGIATLSFGFIVEEVFARWEKLTGGNAGMHVKAPAVFGWKVDSSEGFYFVCLVTAVLVTLGVLNLLRSSTGRAFVAIRDSEISAQSMGIHLARYKTLSFALSAALAGLGGALYAHKLQFISPDQFSIIQSIDLLLLVVIGGLGSVHGAFLGAAFLIAMPQLISVVKDYLPAAIGQAPGLQAVVYGTVLILFVLFEPLGLYGRWLKVRTWLQLFPFYRKGMFKRQKSFQKSDRLK; via the coding sequence ATGCGCTTCATCTTCAAGACCGATTACAACCAGGACATCCGCATCGCCAAGCACGGCGGCCAGGTGTTCTGGTACACCGCCTTGCTGGCGCTATTGCTGGCCGCGCCGTGGATTTTTCCGGAATACTGGCTGGCACAGCTCACCTTCGTGCTGATTTACGGCATCGTCGGCCTGGGGTTGATGCTGTTGGCGGGCTTCACTGGGCAGTTTTCGATGGGCCACGCGGCGTTTCTGGGCGTGGGGGCGTATGCGCAGGGCGTGCTGACCAATCTGGGGCTGCCGTTTCCCATCGCCATGCTGTGCGCGGCGGGGCTGGCGGCATCGGTCGGCATCGTGGTCGGCCTGCCGGCACTGCGCCTGAAGGGCATCTACCTGGGCATTGCCACGCTGTCGTTCGGCTTCATCGTCGAGGAGGTGTTCGCGCGCTGGGAGAAGCTGACCGGCGGCAACGCCGGCATGCACGTCAAGGCGCCGGCCGTGTTCGGCTGGAAGGTGGATTCCAGCGAGGGCTTCTACTTTGTCTGCCTGGTCACGGCCGTGCTGGTGACGCTGGGCGTGCTCAACCTGTTGCGTTCGTCCACCGGCCGTGCCTTCGTGGCGATCCGCGATTCCGAGATCTCGGCGCAGAGCATGGGCATTCACCTGGCGCGCTACAAGACGCTGTCGTTCGCGCTGTCGGCCGCGCTGGCCGGGCTGGGCGGCGCCCTGTACGCGCACAAGCTGCAGTTCATTTCGCCGGATCAGTTCAGCATCATCCAGTCGATCGACCTGCTGCTGCTGGTGGTGATCGGCGGCCTGGGTTCGGTGCACGGCGCGTTCCTGGGTGCGGCGTTCCTGATCGCGATGCCGCAGCTGATTTCGGTGGTCAAGGACTATCTGCCCGCCGCCATCGGCCAGGCGCCGGGCCTACAGGCGGTGGTCTACGGCACGGTGCTGATCCTGTTCGTGCTGTTCGAGCCGCTCGGGCTCTACGGCCGCTGGCTGAAGGTGCGCACCTGGCTGCAGCTGTTTCCGTTCTACCGCAAGGGCATGTTCAAGCGCCAAAAATCTTTCCAGAAGTCGGATCGGCTTAAATGA
- a CDS encoding type II toxin-antitoxin system VapC family toxin, translated as MIVDTNVLLDVLNDDPAWVEWSLRQLRTQSQIHRLAINAVIYAELSLSFSTVQGLDDAIAGMALAMLEIPRPALFLAGKAFALYRRRGGIKSNVLSDFFIGAHAAVADLPILTRDTSRYASYFPTVRLIAP; from the coding sequence ATGATCGTCGACACCAACGTCCTGCTGGACGTACTGAACGACGACCCGGCCTGGGTGGAATGGTCATTGCGGCAGTTGCGCACGCAATCGCAGATTCATCGCCTGGCCATCAATGCGGTGATCTACGCCGAGCTGTCGCTTTCTTTCTCCACCGTGCAAGGTCTGGATGACGCCATCGCCGGGATGGCGTTGGCGATGCTCGAAATCCCGAGGCCCGCGCTTTTCCTGGCGGGCAAGGCGTTTGCGCTCTATCGGCGGCGCGGCGGCATCAAATCGAATGTGTTGAGCGACTTCTTTATTGGCGCGCACGCCGCAGTGGCCGATTTGCCCATTCTCACGCGCGATACGTCACGCTATGCAAGCTATTTCCCGACGGTGCGTTTGATCGCGCCGTGA
- a CDS encoding AMP nucleosidase, producing the protein MISLPLFVPPAPFTDAAAALAQVRRIYNAGCTHLREALAAYIAGSAEPDGPLTRVRAFYPFVRVHVPHGRHPDTRLAYGFVSHAGHYETTLTRPDLFAGYYEDQFRLLLANHGATLEVGTSSKPIPLPFALAEDEHFDGALSATQRQRLSEVFDLPDLTSMDDRIANGTHTTAPGDPDPLALFTAARVDYSLHRLRHYTGTSPDHFQNFILFTNYQFYIDEFIALGQLEMQNADSAYSAFVQPGNVITCRAGLPSQLGDDKGIPPPRLPQMPAYHLVRPDRGGISFVNIGVGPANAKTITDHIAVLRPHAWIMVGHCAGLRNSQQLGDYVLAHGYVREDHVLDEDLPLWIPVPALAEVQIALQDAVADVTGLIGDALKRVLRTGTVATTDNRNWELLGAGSPQRRFSQSRAVALDMESATIAANGFRFRVPYGTLLCVSDKPLHGEIKLPGMANHFYRERVNQHLKIGIRAIERLRENGLDQLHSRKLRSFAEVAFQ; encoded by the coding sequence ATGATTTCCCTGCCACTCTTTGTCCCGCCTGCCCCCTTCACCGATGCCGCAGCCGCGCTGGCCCAGGTGCGCCGCATTTACAACGCTGGCTGCACACACCTGCGCGAGGCGCTGGCGGCCTACATCGCGGGATCGGCCGAGCCGGACGGCCCATTGACGCGCGTGCGCGCCTTCTACCCCTTCGTGCGCGTGCACGTGCCGCACGGGCGCCACCCCGACACGCGGCTGGCCTACGGCTTCGTCTCGCACGCTGGCCACTACGAAACCACGCTGACGCGGCCCGATCTGTTTGCCGGCTATTACGAGGATCAGTTCCGCCTGCTGCTGGCCAACCACGGTGCCACACTGGAAGTGGGCACCAGCAGCAAGCCGATTCCGCTGCCCTTCGCGCTGGCCGAGGACGAGCACTTCGACGGCGCCCTGAGCGCCACGCAGCGCCAGCGCCTGTCCGAAGTGTTCGACCTGCCTGACTTGACGTCGATGGACGACCGCATCGCCAACGGCACCCACACCACGGCGCCGGGCGATCCCGATCCGCTGGCGTTGTTCACCGCCGCCCGCGTGGACTATTCGCTGCACCGCCTGCGCCACTACACCGGCACCTCGCCCGATCACTTTCAGAACTTCATTCTGTTCACCAACTACCAGTTCTACATCGACGAGTTCATCGCGCTCGGCCAGCTGGAGATGCAGAACGCGGACAGCGCCTACAGCGCCTTTGTGCAGCCGGGCAACGTCATCACATGTCGCGCCGGGCTGCCATCGCAGCTTGGCGACGACAAGGGCATCCCGCCCCCGCGCCTGCCGCAGATGCCGGCCTACCACCTGGTACGGCCCGACCGCGGCGGCATCAGCTTCGTCAACATCGGCGTCGGGCCAGCCAACGCCAAGACCATCACCGACCACATCGCCGTGCTGCGCCCGCACGCCTGGATCATGGTGGGCCACTGCGCCGGCTTGCGCAACAGCCAGCAACTGGGCGACTACGTGCTGGCCCACGGCTACGTGCGCGAGGACCACGTACTCGACGAAGACCTGCCGCTGTGGATCCCCGTGCCCGCGCTGGCCGAGGTGCAGATCGCGCTGCAGGACGCCGTGGCTGACGTCACCGGCCTGATAGGGGACGCGCTCAAGCGCGTGCTGCGCACCGGCACCGTCGCCACCACCGACAACCGCAACTGGGAGCTATTGGGCGCCGGCAGCCCGCAGCGCCGCTTTTCGCAATCGCGCGCCGTGGCGCTCGACATGGAAAGCGCGACGATCGCCGCCAACGGCTTTCGCTTCCGCGTGCCCTACGGCACCTTGCTGTGCGTATCCGACAAGCCGCTGCACGGCGAAATCAAGCTGCCCGGCATGGCCAACCACTTTTACCGAGAACGCGTCAACCAGCACCTGAAGATCGGCATCCGCGCCATCGAGCGCCTGCGCGAAAACGGGCTGGACCAGCTGCACAGCCGGAAGTTGCGGAGCTTTGCGGAGGTGGCGTTTCAGTAA
- a CDS encoding 3-hydroxyacyl-CoA dehydrogenase NAD-binding domain-containing protein produces the protein MQLQTLRYALADGIATLTFDEQGSPVNTMCLQWQGDLSAVTAQVVKDKAAIQGIVLASAKTTFFAGADLKGVMRMTQADAPRVFAEIERVKQNFRTLETLGVPVVSCLNGSALGGGWEVALVGHRRIAVDDPKTQFGLPEITLGLIPGATGITKMTRLLGLMGAQPYVLESKLFNPAQALQLDLVHELVASADQLLPAARVWIESVRGNAQAATHPWDAKDYKMPGGTPSHPKIAGGLVVAPAMLKTKTRGLYPAPHAALAAMVEGAQVDFDTALRIESRYLASLMAGPVAKNMINTFFFNLNAIKSGQSRPRDVPKYKPQKVGILGAGMMGAGIAYAQASRGIATVLKDVSLQKAEQGKASSHKLTQQRVDKGRMNPHDQAALLGRITPTADVADLEGCDLIIEAVFENRDLKAQVTREAEGMLAEGGFFASNTSTLPIGGLAQASARPEKFVGIHFFSPVDKMKLVEIIRGVQTDDETVARAFDYVLALGKLPIVVNDSRGFYTSRTFGTYVMEGAAILGEGIPAAVIENAAVNAGLPVGPLAVLDETALSLSVHVLDQTRADLAAEGKTYDATPGELLVERMVKELKRPGRAGGGGFYEYPAGEKKRLWPELKALFEKSGAAWDLKEIQDRLLYRQSVETARCLAEGVLTSVHDANIGSIFGIGFPGWTGGAMQFIYGQGIEAFETRCAELADKYGYGFRLSDEVKATIRRFEPSY, from the coding sequence ATGCAACTTCAAACTCTGCGTTATGCGCTTGCCGACGGCATCGCCACCCTCACGTTCGACGAGCAAGGCTCGCCCGTCAACACCATGTGCCTTCAATGGCAGGGCGACCTGAGCGCGGTGACGGCGCAGGTGGTGAAGGACAAGGCCGCCATCCAGGGCATCGTGCTCGCCTCCGCCAAAACCACCTTCTTTGCCGGCGCCGATTTGAAGGGCGTGATGCGCATGACCCAGGCCGACGCGCCGCGTGTCTTCGCCGAAATCGAGCGCGTGAAGCAAAACTTTCGCACGCTGGAAACGCTGGGCGTGCCCGTGGTGTCGTGCCTGAACGGCAGCGCCTTGGGCGGCGGCTGGGAGGTGGCGCTGGTTGGCCACCGCCGCATCGCCGTCGATGACCCGAAGACCCAGTTCGGCCTGCCCGAAATCACCCTGGGGCTGATTCCCGGCGCCACCGGCATCACCAAGATGACGCGCCTGCTCGGCCTGATGGGCGCGCAGCCCTACGTGCTGGAGAGCAAGCTGTTCAACCCCGCCCAGGCGCTGCAACTGGACCTGGTGCATGAACTGGTGGCCAGCGCCGACCAGTTGCTGCCCGCCGCGCGCGTGTGGATCGAATCGGTGCGGGGCAATGCGCAAGCCGCCACCCACCCGTGGGACGCCAAGGATTACAAGATGCCCGGCGGCACGCCGAGCCACCCGAAGATCGCTGGTGGCCTGGTGGTGGCGCCCGCCATGCTCAAGACGAAAACGCGCGGCCTTTACCCGGCGCCGCACGCCGCGCTGGCGGCCATGGTGGAAGGCGCGCAGGTCGATTTCGACACCGCGCTGCGCATTGAAAGCCGCTACCTGGCCAGCCTGATGGCGGGGCCGGTGGCCAAGAACATGATCAACACGTTCTTCTTCAACCTGAACGCGATCAAGAGCGGGCAGTCTCGGCCCAGGGACGTTCCAAAGTACAAGCCGCAAAAAGTCGGCATCCTCGGCGCCGGCATGATGGGCGCCGGCATTGCCTACGCGCAGGCCAGTCGCGGCATCGCCACCGTGCTCAAGGACGTGTCGCTGCAAAAAGCCGAGCAGGGCAAGGCCTCCAGCCACAAGCTCACGCAGCAGCGCGTCGACAAAGGCCGCATGAACCCGCACGACCAGGCCGCGCTGCTGGGCCGCATCACGCCGACCGCGGATGTGGCCGATCTGGAAGGCTGCGACCTGATCATCGAAGCCGTGTTCGAAAACCGCGACCTGAAGGCGCAGGTGACGAGGGAAGCTGAAGGCATGCTGGCCGAGGGCGGCTTCTTTGCCAGCAACACCAGCACGCTGCCCATTGGCGGGCTGGCGCAGGCCTCAGCCAGGCCCGAGAAGTTCGTCGGCATCCACTTCTTCAGCCCGGTGGACAAAATGAAGCTGGTGGAGATCATTCGCGGCGTGCAGACAGACGATGAAACCGTCGCCCGCGCTTTCGACTATGTGCTGGCGCTCGGCAAGCTGCCCATCGTGGTCAACGATTCGCGCGGCTTCTACACCAGCCGCACCTTCGGCACCTACGTGATGGAAGGCGCGGCGATTCTGGGCGAGGGCATCCCCGCCGCCGTGATCGAAAACGCCGCCGTCAACGCCGGCCTGCCGGTGGGACCGCTGGCGGTACTGGACGAAACGGCGCTGTCGCTGTCGGTGCACGTGCTGGATCAGACCCGCGCCGACCTTGCCGCTGAAGGCAAGACGTATGACGCCACGCCCGGCGAACTGCTGGTCGAGCGCATGGTGAAAGAACTCAAGCGCCCTGGTCGCGCGGGCGGCGGTGGTTTTTACGAGTACCCGGCTGGCGAGAAGAAACGCCTGTGGCCTGAGCTGAAAGCGCTGTTTGAAAAGTCCGGCGCCGCCTGGGATTTGAAAGAAATCCAAGACCGCCTGCTCTACCGCCAATCCGTCGAAACCGCCCGCTGCCTGGCCGAAGGCGTGCTCACCTCCGTGCACGACGCCAACATCGGCAGCATCTTCGGCATCGGCTTTCCGGGCTGGACGGGCGGGGCCATGCAGTTCATCTACGGGCAGGGTATCGAGGCGTTTGAAACGCGCTGCGCGGAGCTGGCGGACAAGTATGGGTATGGGTTCAGGCTGTCAGATGAGGTGAAGGCCACCATTCGGCGATTCGAGCCGAGTTATTGA
- a CDS encoding acetyl-CoA C-acetyltransferase, which produces MTEAYVFDAIRTPRGKGKKDGSLHEVKPVDLLAGTLTALRQRHDFDTAQVDDVVMGIVSPIGEQGSVLPKVAALKAGWDWRCAGVQLNRFCASGLEAVNMAAQKVRSGWEDLVVAGGVESMSRVPIGSDGGAWAQDPATNSATDFVPQGVGADLIATLEGFSREDVDRFAVTSQQRAAAARAAGYFKGSVVPVTDFLGQTILDEDEFIKPRTTVEALAGLRPSFEQLGAMGFDAVAIGRYPQVERIVHVHHAGNSSGIVDGAAAVLIGSEAAAKSHGFTPRARIVATALSGADPTIMLTGPMPATRKALAKAGLTIDDIDLFEVNEAFAAVPMKFMRAFGVPHEKVNVNGGAIAMGHPLGATGAMILGTLIDELHRRQLRYGLATLCVGGGMGIATIVERM; this is translated from the coding sequence ATGACCGAAGCCTATGTGTTCGACGCCATCCGCACGCCGCGCGGCAAGGGCAAGAAAGACGGCAGCCTGCACGAGGTCAAGCCCGTCGATCTGCTGGCTGGCACGCTGACCGCGCTGCGCCAGCGCCACGACTTCGACACCGCGCAGGTGGACGACGTGGTGATGGGCATCGTTTCGCCGATTGGCGAGCAGGGCTCGGTGCTGCCCAAGGTAGCGGCGCTGAAGGCTGGCTGGGACTGGCGCTGCGCCGGCGTGCAGCTCAACCGCTTCTGCGCCTCGGGCCTGGAGGCGGTGAACATGGCGGCGCAGAAGGTGCGCTCAGGCTGGGAAGACCTGGTGGTGGCCGGCGGCGTGGAAAGCATGAGCCGCGTGCCGATTGGCTCTGACGGCGGCGCCTGGGCGCAGGACCCGGCCACGAACAGCGCCACCGACTTCGTGCCGCAGGGCGTGGGCGCCGACCTGATCGCCACGCTGGAAGGCTTTTCGCGCGAGGACGTGGACCGCTTTGCCGTCACCTCGCAGCAGCGCGCGGCGGCGGCGCGTGCGGCGGGCTATTTCAAAGGCTCGGTGGTGCCGGTGACGGACTTTCTCGGCCAGACCATTCTGGACGAGGACGAATTCATCAAGCCGCGCACTACGGTGGAAGCGCTGGCGGGCCTGCGGCCGTCGTTCGAGCAGCTGGGCGCGATGGGTTTTGATGCGGTCGCCATTGGCCGCTACCCGCAGGTGGAGCGCATCGTTCATGTGCACCACGCCGGCAATTCGTCGGGCATCGTGGATGGCGCGGCGGCGGTGCTGATCGGCAGCGAGGCGGCGGCCAAGTCGCACGGCTTCACGCCGCGAGCGCGCATCGTGGCCACGGCATTGAGCGGCGCCGACCCGACCATCATGCTCACCGGCCCCATGCCCGCCACGCGCAAGGCGCTGGCCAAGGCGGGGCTGACGATTGACGACATTGACCTGTTCGAAGTGAACGAGGCTTTCGCCGCCGTGCCGATGAAGTTCATGAGGGCATTCGGCGTGCCGCACGAGAAGGTGAACGTCAACGGCGGCGCGATTGCCATGGGGCACCCGCTGGGCGCCACGGGCGCGATGATTCTGGGCACGCTGATCGACGAGCTGCACCGGCGCCAGCTGCGCTACGGCCTGGCCACGCTGTGCGTGGGCGGAGGCATGGGGATTGCGACGATTGTGGAGCGCATGTAG